The proteins below come from a single Vidua chalybeata isolate OUT-0048 chromosome 1, bVidCha1 merged haplotype, whole genome shotgun sequence genomic window:
- the ARL5B gene encoding ADP-ribosylation factor-like protein 5B isoform X1, with protein MGLIFAKLWSLFGSQEHKVIIVGLDNAGKTTILYQFLMNEVVHTSPTIGSNVEEIVVKNTHFLMWDIGGQESLRSSWNTYYSNTEFIILVVDSIDRERLSITKEELYRMLAHEDLRKAAVLIFANKQDMKGCMTAAEISAYLTLSSIKDHPWHIQSCCALTGEGLCQGLEWMTSRIGVAKKFSIPKAGILSSSLNTLHSVK; from the exons ATGGGCCTAATCTTCGCCAAACTGTGGAGCCTCTTCGGTAGCCAAG agCACAAAGTAATCATAGTGGGACTTGATAATGCTGGAAAGACTACTATTCTTTACCAGTT CTTAATGAATGAAGTGGTTCATACTTCTCCAACCATAGGAAGCAATGTAGAAGAAATAGTGGTGAAGAACACTCATTTCTTAATGTGGGATATAGGAGGACAGGAATCATTACGGTCATCATGGAATACCTATTATTCAAATACAGAG TTCATCATTCTGGTTGTTGACAGCATTGATAGAGAGCGACTGTCTATTACAAAAGAAGAACTTTATAGAATGCTGGCTCATGAG GATTTACGGAAGGCTGCGGTTCTCATCTTTGCGAACAAGCAGGACATGAAAGGCTGCATGACGGCCGCCGAGATATCTGCATACCTCACCCTCAGCTCCATAAAGGATCACCCATGGCACATTCAGTCCTGCTGTGCTTTGACAGGAGAGGG ATTATGCCAAGGCTTGGAGTGGATGACCTCCCGTATTGGA GTGGCAAAGAAGTTCAGTATCCCCAAAGCAGGGATTCTTTCCAGCTCTTTAAACACACTGCACTCAGTAAAGTGA
- the ARL5B gene encoding ADP-ribosylation factor-like protein 5B isoform X2 encodes MNEVVHTSPTIGSNVEEIVVKNTHFLMWDIGGQESLRSSWNTYYSNTEFIILVVDSIDRERLSITKEELYRMLAHEDLRKAAVLIFANKQDMKGCMTAAEISAYLTLSSIKDHPWHIQSCCALTGEGLCQGLEWMTSRIGVAKKFSIPKAGILSSSLNTLHSVK; translated from the exons ATGAATGAAGTGGTTCATACTTCTCCAACCATAGGAAGCAATGTAGAAGAAATAGTGGTGAAGAACACTCATTTCTTAATGTGGGATATAGGAGGACAGGAATCATTACGGTCATCATGGAATACCTATTATTCAAATACAGAG TTCATCATTCTGGTTGTTGACAGCATTGATAGAGAGCGACTGTCTATTACAAAAGAAGAACTTTATAGAATGCTGGCTCATGAG GATTTACGGAAGGCTGCGGTTCTCATCTTTGCGAACAAGCAGGACATGAAAGGCTGCATGACGGCCGCCGAGATATCTGCATACCTCACCCTCAGCTCCATAAAGGATCACCCATGGCACATTCAGTCCTGCTGTGCTTTGACAGGAGAGGG ATTATGCCAAGGCTTGGAGTGGATGACCTCCCGTATTGGA GTGGCAAAGAAGTTCAGTATCCCCAAAGCAGGGATTCTTTCCAGCTCTTTAAACACACTGCACTCAGTAAAGTGA